A window from Acidobacteriota bacterium encodes these proteins:
- a CDS encoding transcription elongation factor GreA yields the protein MIDIRKKLQEDLNAIERELRVDLPKEILKAREHGDLSENAEYKAAKERQSYLEGRKSQLQQRLASLSLVNLDKIPTDRAAYGSRVVLYDYETEREVEYRLVTPEESDISRGRISITSPIGRSLVGKGVGDPIEIVTPSGTKDYEMRGLKTIHEAEE from the coding sequence ATGATCGATATTCGCAAGAAATTGCAGGAAGACCTCAACGCCATCGAACGCGAACTGCGGGTCGACCTGCCGAAGGAAATCCTGAAGGCGCGCGAGCACGGAGACCTGAGCGAAAACGCGGAATACAAGGCGGCCAAGGAGAGGCAGTCCTACCTGGAGGGGAGAAAATCCCAACTGCAGCAAAGGCTTGCGTCTCTGTCGCTGGTGAACCTGGACAAGATCCCGACCGACCGCGCGGCCTACGGCTCCCGGGTGGTGCTTTACGACTATGAAACCGAAAGGGAGGTCGAATACCGGCTGGTCACCCCGGAGGAATCGGACATCTCCCGCGGGAGGATCAGCATCACCTCCCCGATCGGCCGGAGCCTGGTGGGAAAGGGGGTGGGCGACCCCATCGAAATCGTAACCCCTTCCGGAACAAAGGATTACGAAATGCGGGGGCTGAAGACGATCCACGAGGCCGAGGAGTAG